The following proteins come from a genomic window of Sorex araneus isolate mSorAra2 chromosome 1, mSorAra2.pri, whole genome shotgun sequence:
- the NUGGC gene encoding nuclear GTPase SLIP-GC — MKKKRCRRAGEQQARPCPRVEQSVLKEYERLESRTRAVLSKAYQKLLQSVCLGEAVPPGAAHLLNRLLTLIEKPSLDPVYIGVLGGAGAGKSSLINALLQQETLLPVSGPGARPSCILQTSCHHSQHWEARVHLLSAQEWREELRHLSRVLQGAGRAPPGPEDEDAAEALWKLQLVYGPGAERRSYEELLRQTPGNVPASRIITLRAEEATELSRELEPYIRTWGQDGQGGEAETRLWPLVQHVEVALPRSHLLPAGAVLLDIPDAGDLSGKREETWRKTIDKCSVIWVLSDVERVLRGRAPTALLDESVRACQRGLCRHVALVVTKTDKLHLAEHLREREAGSRSTQSQREAVLQRNETIKRQWSRVLREKFQRRLPANSQILEAPDLVYTVSARQYWQQTLLAEAETEVPALRQHIWTRLLDRTRRRVDRLVADALGLLQLMDTFSSPEILLLEPWPLSELRRCAEEEVRQLDGAVGQCFALLEEPLAAGVRAARASYPRTLGACLTRRQGNRGLYQTLRAACLQGGAYASRHLPRTDLNQALAQPMYDQVDPVFGRLFGAGQAEGSALSRCLEAFKCSLQEKTRQVGAKSGRRGGSGQHRLLMQEVSAILGALEDHILHGKRRVYEALHASVQQDLKASYQEAAQITGQRACERLKDTVWRGVERQVAGGMFERARDRLRLQCVQLQEEISEKVKGSVGAMLTLAAAQGSGHCMELPDIKSEYKEMERLRRGLREVAEDATLRRGMRDFLLRGPPPSRAPGDLSFPPGAESKPE; from the exons ATGAGAGGCTGGAGTCCCGGACCAGGGCGGTGCTGAGCAAGGCCTACCAGAAGCTTCTCCAGTCGGTCTGCCTGGGGGAGGCCGTGCCCCCCGGAGCCGCACACCTCCT GAACCGGCTTCTCACCTTGATTGAAAAGCCTTCTTTGGACCCAGTGTACATCGGGGTCCTGGGCGGCGCGGGGGCTGGGAAGAGCTCCCTCATCAACGCCCTCCTCCAGCAAGAGACGCTGCTCCCGGTGTCTGGGCCTGGCGCCCGGCCCTCCTGCATCCTGCAGACCAGCTGCCACCACAGCCAGCACTGGGAGGCCAGGGTCCACCTGCTCTCCGCCCAG GAGTGGAGGGAGGAGCTGAGGCACCTGAGCCGGgtcctgcagggggcggggcgggcgccacCCGGCCCTGAGGACGAGGACGCGGCTGAGGCCCTGTGGAAGCTGCAGCTGGTGTACGGGCCCGGGGCCGAGCGCAGGAGCTACGAGGAGCTGCTGCGGCAGACGCCCGGCAACGTTCCCGCGTCCAGAATCATCACCCTCAGGGCGGAGGAG GCCACAGAGCTGTCCCGTGAGCTGGAGCCCTACATCCGGACCTGGGGCCAAGACGGGCAGGGGGGTGAGGCTGAGACCCGGCTCTGGCCCTTGGTCCAGCACGTGGAGGTGGCGCTGCCCAGATCTCACCTGCTTCCAGCGGGGGCAGTGCTGCTGGACATCCCTGACGCGGGCGACCTCAGCGGCAAGAGGGAGGAGACGTGGAGAAAG ACCATTGACAAGTGCTCGGTGATCTGGGTGCTGAGCGACGTGGAGAGAGTGTTGAGGGGACGCGCACCCACAGCCCTCCTGGACGAGAGCGTCAGGGCCTGCCAGCGGGGCCTCTGCAGGCACGTGGCCCTGGTGGTGACCAAGACTGACAAACTCCACCTGGCAGAGCATCTCAG GGAGAGAGAAGCGGGAAGT AGAAGCACCCAGAGCCAGCGGGAGGCTGTTCTGCAGAGAAACGAGACCATAAAGCGCCAGTGGAGCAGGGTTCTCCGGGAGAAGTTCCAG AGGAGACTGCCTGCCAACTCCCAGATTCTGGAAGCCCCGGACCTGGTGTACACGGTCAGCGCCCGCCAGTACTGGCAGCAGACACTGCTGGCCGAGGCGGAGACGG AGGTCCCCGCCCTGAGGCAGCACATCTGGACGAGGCTCCTGGACAGGACGCGCCGGCGGGTGGACAGGCTCGTGGCAGACGCGCTCGGCCTCCTGCAGCTCATGGACACTTTCAGCAGCCCAGAGATCCTGCTG CTGGAGCCCTGGCCGCTGAGCGAGCTGCGGAGGTGCGCCGAGGAGGAGGTGCGGCAGCTGGATGGGGCCGTGGGCCAGTGCTTCGCACTCCTGGAGGAGCCCCTGGCAGCCGGGGTGCGGGCAGCCAGGGCTTCCTACCCTCGGACCCTGGGCGCATGCCTGACA AGGAGACAGGGGAACCGGGGGCTTTACCAGACCCTGAGAGCCGCGTGCCTGCAGGGCGGAGCCTATGCGTCCCGGCACCTGCCGAGAACGGATCTGAACCAGGCCCTGGCTCAGCCCATGTACGACCAGGTGGACCCGGTGTTCGGACGCCTCTTTGG GGCCGGCCAGGCCGAGGGCTCGGCTCTGTCGCGGTGCCTGGAGGCCTTTAAGTGCTCCCTGCAGGAGAAAACGAGGCAGGTGGGCGCCAAGAGCGGCCGGAGAGGCGGCAGCGGCCAACACAGGCTCCTAATGCAGGAG GTGAGCGCCATCCTGGGCGCCCTGGAGGACCACATCCTGCACGGAAAGAGGCGGGTCTACGAGGCTCTCCACGCCTCCGTGCAGCAGGACCTGAAGGCCAGCTACCAAG AGGCAGCTCAGATCACGGGCCAGAGGGCCTGCGAGCGGCTGAAGGACACCGTCTGGCGGGGCGTGGAGCGGCAGGTGGCGGGGGGCATGTTTGAGAGGGCGCGGGACAGGCTGCGGCTCCAGTGCGTCCAGCTGCAG GAGGAAATCTCGGAGAAGGTGAAGGGCAGCGTGGGGGCCATGCTCACGCTCGCCGCGGCCCAGGGCAGCGGCCACTGCATGGAGCTCCCGG ACATCAAGAGCGAGTACAAAGAGATGGAGCGGCTGCGGCGCGGCCTGCGGGAGGTGGCCGAGGACGCCACGCTAAGGAGGGGCATGCGAGACTTCCTCCTGCGGGGCCCCCCGCCAAGCCGGGCCCCCGGAGACCTAAGCTTCCCTCCAGGGGCCGAGAGCAAGCCGGAGTGA